From Monomorium pharaonis isolate MP-MQ-018 chromosome 9, ASM1337386v2, whole genome shotgun sequence, the proteins below share one genomic window:
- the LOC118647434 gene encoding uncharacterized protein LOC118647434: MDNLQRKKRSANITNEQRSLLIEYMKKHPQLTHGKFSTSFTLKDSIHLWNEITHILNAVNGAKKDWKGWRKCWHDFQSRSKKKFSTIKQSMAKTGGGTISAESLTTQEEQVLDIMCPTSITGHPEIKESTVNILEEVPEVRQKVLYIFVINIYYTI; encoded by the exons ATGGATAacttacaaagaaaaaagagaagtgCAAACATTACAAACGAACAAAGaagtttattaattgaatatatgaAGAAGCATCCACAACTAACACATGGAAAATTTTCGACatcttttacattaaaagataGTATACATTTGTGGAATGAAATTACACACATTTTGAATGCAGTTAACGGAGCTAAAAAAGATTGGAAAGGTTGGCGAAAG tGTTGGCATGATTTTCAATCACGcagtaagaagaaattttcaacTATAAAACAGTCTATGGCAAAAACGGGTGGTGGTACAATAAGTGCTGAGTCATTAACTACACAAGAAGAACAAGTTTTGGACATAATGTGTCCAACCAGCATTACAGGACATcctgaaataaaagaatctaCTGTTAATATATTGGAGGAGGTTCCAGAGGTAAgacaaaaagtattatatatttttgttattaatatttattatacaatataa
- the LOC118647400 gene encoding putative nuclease HARBI1 yields MNLEDIILNVPILNALENAERAVQRRRIVHYIKDDPFELPNNKFIELYRLNKNAARYVIDLVEPYLTPQTRISAIDATTKILTALRFFASGSYQMDIGKNVYMAVSQPTVSRCIHEVIDVITRQDIMSQWIKFPCTLAEMNELRTEFYRKFEFPGTIGCIDCTHIAIFPPTGNNNPEHIYVNRKGYHSINTQLICDWRLKIININARYPGSTHDAYIWNNSNVKNAMVNLCRRYPNKNFHLLGDSGYSLRPWMMTPITDAAENSPEALYNRKQMTCRSLIEQCNGILKMRFRCLLKHRVLHYSPPTASKIIYTCAVLHNICINENVPMPLELNDDDEEFDLGMNINENVNANEENNVPERNIRRINPDLAAGRIKQRQIIRNYFS; encoded by the exons atgaatCTCGAAGATATCATATTAAATGTGCCAATTCTTAATGCATTAGAAAATGCTGAAAGAGCAGTACAACGAAGGAGAATTGTCCATTATATTAAAGACGATCCCTTTGAATTGcctaataacaaatttatagaattatatcgtttaaataaaaatgcagcAAGATATGTTATCGATCTTGTTGAACCATATCTAACTCCACAAACAAGGATATCTGCAATTGATGCCACGACTAAG ATTTTGACAGCATTGCGATTCTTTGCAAGTGGTTCCTATCAGATGGATattggaaaaaatgtttatatggCTGTTAGTCAACCGACAGTTTCCCGTTGCATCCATGAAGTTATTGATGTCATAACAAGACAGGACATTATGAGCCAATGGATTAAATTTCCTTGTACCTTAGCAGAAATGAATGAGCTGCGAACAGA ATTCTAcagaaaatttgaatttccTGGCACTATAGGGTGTATTGATTGCACCCATATTGCTATTTTTCCTCCGACAGGAAATAATAATCCTGAACATATATACGTAAACCGAAAGGGATATCATTCAATTAATACTCAACTg ATTTGCGATTGGcgcttaaaaattataaatataaatgcacgTTACCCCGGTAGTACTCACGATGCATACATTTGGAATAATTCCAATGTTAAGAATGCAATGGTCAATCTGTGTAGGAGATAtccaaacaaaaatttccaCTTATTAG gtGATTCAGGGTATTCCTTAAGACCTTGGATGATGACTCCTATAACGGATGCAGCAGAGAATAGTCCAGAAGCATTATATAACAGAAAGCAAATGACATGTCGTTCATTAATAGAGCAGTGCaatggaatattaaaaatgcgcTTTAGATGTCTATTAAAGCATAGAGTATTACATTATTCACCACCAACAgcatcaaaaataatatatacatgtgcTGTATTACACAACATATGCATCAATGAAAACGTGCCAATGCCATTGGAGTTaaatgatgatgatgaagaATTCGATTTGGGgatgaatattaatgaaaatgtcAATGCAAATGAGGAAAATAATGTACCTGAAAGGAATATTCGAAGAATCAATCCAGATTTGGCAGCTGGCAGAATAAAACAACGAcagataataagaaattatttttcttaa